The DNA window ACAGCTCGCGATCCAGACTTCTACCGGAGAATGTAATCCTACGATTACAAATAACAACATCCACCATAATGATAAACAGGGAATCACACTTGCTAATATTTATAACTACGGTGAAGTTGCACCTCATGTTGAGAATAATACAATTATTTATAATCTTACCGGTGTTTACCTATACAACGGACAGGGTTATTACAAGGGTAACACAATCTGTCATAACTATGTATTAGGAAATCCAAATTCTGGTGCTGGCGTCATGCTTTACGGATCAGGTGCGAACGGCACCTTTGTTCAGAACGAAGTAGCTTTTAATTTCTGTGGATTTTATTGTGTCAATGATGCAACCTCCAATCTGGGTGATCTTGGAAACCTGAATGTGGATGATGACGGTGAAAATAATATCCATGATAATGTCGATGAACTTGGAACGGCATACAGCGTGTATAACGGGTCTTCCCAGGACATGAAAGCAGAAAATAATTACTGGGATAGCGAAAATTATACAGAAATAGCCGAAACCATCATCGATGGAAATGACAATCCAGCATATGGTATCGTTGACTTCGACCCTATCCACCCAGGAGTGTCTATAGATCCGGGCATCGATGAAAGCACCGCCTTATCATCTAACTACCCTAATCCGTTTAAACATTCGACTCGTTTTATGTATACGCTTACTCAGCCGGCAGAAGTTGAAATTACAATCTATAATTTAAAGGGACAGATAGTGAATACCCTACAGAATTCACATAATGAGAGTGGTACATATTCTTTGCTTTGGGATGGTCTGGATGACAGAAATCATACGCTTCAATCAGGCATCTATCTGTTTGATATAAAGATTAATGGAAAAGTAGTTCACATTGAGAAGTGCGTATTGATTAAGTAGCTAAATCCTTTTTGATACATTAGTCCAACTTAACTGCTGAACTCTCGGTTTACTCTGATTTGATTTTCGAGGTGC is part of the Candidatus Cloacimonadota bacterium genome and encodes:
- a CDS encoding right-handed parallel beta-helix repeat-containing protein, with amino-acid sequence MTKKKLFFVVWIFGILLFSSMAMCDTNVSGNQSGTWTLAGSPYNIVGDITIPAGNSLIIEPGVHVKAQGVYRITAEGFITAQGTVTDSIKFYGQGRTTWEGIRLEDEVNQSSFLYCRISNTDGTNGYGIHSVNAPVLIQYCYFDDHRKAIHFSAMGDANPSNMEISYSYITTCEQCGILVTENSNALVDNCEITACGQGASYWPGIQLAIQTSTGECNPTITNNNIHHNDKQGITLANIYNYGEVAPHVENNTIIYNLTGVYLYNGQGYYKGNTICHNYVLGNPNSGAGVMLYGSGANGTFVQNEVAFNFCGFYCVNDATSNLGDLGNLNVDDDGENNIHDNVDELGTAYSVYNGSSQDMKAENNYWDSENYTEIAETIIDGNDNPAYGIVDFDPIHPGVSIDPGIDESTALSSNYPNPFKHSTRFMYTLTQPAEVEITIYNLKGQIVNTLQNSHNESGTYSLLWDGLDDRNHTLQSGIYLFDIKINGKVVHIEKCVLIK